The nucleotide window TTTATGTATACTAAAGATTGCAATTTTTTCCATTTATTTTCATTAATTACAATAATCGTCTTTTTCGTTTAGAGTTGTTACCAGTCTCGCCACTTCCACAAACTAACATAAAAATTTCTATTCGATGATCAGTTTATTCTTGCTAATAACATTCATTTTCCTTCATTCATCACTCCCTCACCCTACCGACACCATCTTCATCGCTCCCCAACCCCTTCATGTCCGGTTGTTCATGTTCAGTTATGAGATAGTTCATTGTTTTTCTAGTTATTATGTATGTAGTTGATTCAAGAGGAGGAAATTGCTACCCTTTGACCAGACATGAATCTAAAGGATTTTCAATGCTATTGTGCAAAATTGTATCGTGTTTTCTTAAAAGTAGAGTTCTCTTGCGCAAGGCTAGTTCGTTTAGACTTTAGAGCATGCCAAGTTTTACCACTAGAAAATCACCTTTGCTCACTGCCAATATATTATCCACTATCAACATTTTCTTTTAGGCAATATCCCACCAGACAAACCACAACAAATCATTTTCTTTTTTACAAAGGTGAAGCGGTCATTTGACATTAATTAAGACATAAAATTTAACGTTGATTAGTGGAAAGGACGAACTTCGTAATAAACCCCAAATGAAAAGGATGATTAGTGTAAGTAATGAATATATAGGAGGAAATGTGCAATTTTCAATGTAAAAAAGGAAAAAGTGTAATCTTATCCTATACTTATACCATTGTTACTTTTTAGTTAAGTTTAGAGTAGTAGAGACAATTACATATTTTGTTATTTCGATCTTTGCACTTATGGTCCTTTTGCATTCTATATGTGTTATGGACTTCGTACTTTTGATGGACGAACGTTAGAAtgcaatcaactcttcattgggTTCCACTGTTTCCGGGCAACAACCCAAATCCCAAGTCCGATTAAAACGACAAAGAGAAACCCATTTGATAATTATAGATCTTACAAAAAGCCCAACTGAAATCAATCTAGATTCTAGAATACCTAAGCCCATTTGAAGCCCATTTGAGGACTATAGATCTTACAAAAAGCCCAACTAAAATCAATCTTCCAAAAAATACACACATTTTGAGAAGAAGAAAAGCAACACAACCCGTTTGCAATAAATGAGAAAAAGATTTaattaaaaatcaccaaaaaaggAGCAAGAATAGCTATGAACATAGCCAAAAGGtgttgattttaataaaaaagagAGCCTACTGAGAAAAGCCAAAAAAAGAGAGAAATTTGATAGataatggaaaaaaaaaaacttgaataGCCAAGAAATCACCATAGGAAGAACAAGAACAAGAGCAGCCATGATTGAAATGAAGATTTATAGACAATaatggtggtggtgagtgatgagtAGGGGATTTAGGGGTGACTTGATTGTATAAAAAAAATAAGTCTTAGTTTAGGTTCCACATTTTAAAGGCCCAAAGTTCTTGATTATATGCTAGAACTTACATCATCTTACCATTATTTGAATATGATTCTGCAAATTTTTTTCTCATGTCAACGTATTAGGAGGTGTTTGGGGGATTAGGACTTCTATTTATCGTCATGATTTCTTTTTCATTtcataaaacataatttctatgggTTTCACCttgtttaatttttaattttgaaaataaaagcaaATAATAAGTAACTTGAAATGTTTTATTTTCACTCTACCTACTACAACTCTAACATGTGTGAAGCGTgacttttagaaaaaaaaaaaaaaaaaaaacgtataaTACATCATTAGTGGCTGATCTAGAAGAAAACTTTAAGGGTATCCTAAATTTTCTTTACCTAGACCCATCCTTGAGAATTTGAGGGGGCCTGTACGGCTAGTACAAGTACGGTTTCTGAAAAAATGTGCGTTCATATCATTTTCAAGAAATCTTTTGtaataaataaacaaagtgaAAAAATACAAATAAGTAATGTTTACaataaattaaataaactaaaCGTCGAAGTTTGACTAAATGTAAGCGTTGACTTTGCATAACATTGTTGTCTTTCTATTTATTATCCCAAGGCTAATATTATTATTAGAGCAACCGGGGCGCCGCGTTATCATCAACCTATCACGTGTTGATGGCCGTGAAACACCGCCACCACTCGATGTTTTAACGTGTTGAATTTGTAACGCGTGCTCGTGATCACGCGTGAGAAACATGATTTTGAACATTGAGTTTTGAATGTTGGTTGTTTTTGAACGTTTTAATTTTGACCGTTTggattaaaaaaaacttaaacattatatatatatatatatatatattaaccttTTCAACCCACAAAAAACACTTACATTCTACATATTTCACCCACAAAATACATAAATTTATACCACTTTCTTGGGTAAAAATGGAATTTCTTACGGATTCGTTTCCGATAGACACCCATAGCGAAACGTCTTCCCACAATGAGACGCTTGAATTTTTCGAGAAGGTCTATAACGAACTTGAAGGCTCGAGCCGCCCAAAGAAGAAAATGGTGGATCGTGATCGTATACATGCCAACGAAAGGTTAATGAAGGATTATTTTGTGGAGAATCCGGTCTACAATGCCGAAATGTTTAGAGATCAGTTTCGTTTAccaaaagatttatt belongs to Helianthus annuus cultivar XRQ/B chromosome 5, HanXRQr2.0-SUNRISE, whole genome shotgun sequence and includes:
- the LOC110943514 gene encoding uncharacterized protein LOC110943514; its protein translation is MEFLTDSFPIDTHSETSSHNETLEFFEKVYNELEGSSRPKKKMVDRDRIHANERLMKDYFVENPVYNAEMFRDQFRLPKDLFLKIVGDIEVSKEWFQERKEDGRAISPDLVSGPPT